One part of the Tachysurus fulvidraco isolate hzauxx_2018 chromosome 23, HZAU_PFXX_2.0, whole genome shotgun sequence genome encodes these proteins:
- the asxl1 gene encoding putative Polycomb group protein ASXL1 isoform X3 — protein sequence MKDKQKRKKERTWAEAARMVLENFSDAPMTPKQILHVIQTKGLKEMRSGTAPLACLVTMLHSQVRGDRVKNSIFFKLPGRMSLFTLKKNALQWTKNPSGSEASDPNATPAASSTASFGAAEGAEQESGDSTETTAASASVDETSSSASCSTEPQTRLSRSSQSGRQRKKSVMMPRVVLTPLKVNGEHVSSGAAGRRREGSRGGPGPTLRARSELGWKRPQHFKSMRGLRSGPMKRNRGGVEVDFETPGSILVNTNIRALINTRTFAAFPPHSQQQLLQLLPEVDRQVGPDGLARLSSSALNNEFFTHASQSWKERLAEGEFTHEMQVRFRQEMEKEKKVEAWKEKFFEEYHGQKSGLTREEALKLTMSDAGEVSGSVLGADTAAATPKRRGVGRRRREGRIRRRSRADLRRRARRPLCKTTPAAVAQEQAETQAPLEVVAPATSPVPETSTEQAEVVLQAESESEAPVETLCTEAAPSPAPVSTPAPASTSSTCDEPEVSTSLLPEVIEPTVASTSSPSSSSSSTSSSSSPSSSPSSTSDQQGAFAASSDSSSSSSSTVAVATDPLDDGASITTGTAGTGASSRESSPAASPSTASPAIQLKEQKRRPDESQAFTSFPEKRARLDEHQSFRNTVDCVHSEKPQPTTEEPKVPPIRIQLSRIKPPWVKGPPTYQICPRIVPPSEGSRRSGTGARTLADIKARAQQARAQREAAAAVAATGDGAGPGGGGPGGGVGIPDCSSGRRSREHPGPVEPGGGGGGGGRVDVEDQESSASSHSSGAQLQPSNVESLEKHQVSTPQIMPSPSSVSSNPSVLPSESPKTLTPSPTETDSPASQDQADICGGEEVMVSSCDKASEQTSDTPVPTPSDPESVGSQQESRVEEADSNESRTVTPSYTITPVSTEAVNLVPTSIPDSLPRFGAQGVDVIRTLAASSQSWEGEQYLGEHRSGTTGVIQHGSDVKIPKETFITARNGFVGGVEDHVVRERLLQEHKSVETETEGKYASSLSCLPNDMREEDGVHSDSTETASDFENETPEDDTVDWHRTMDHNGVQGQNTKSQTQPVIQTPNRLTSCTLSSPQHQQPVIQAHVSNPAHSQTVIQARFPNGMPNQAVIHTQKHRSVHNHGINHVQDQNATSLTQVHVQSYLMHVEKDQSKSHGPNDGSGGKSFIPTEDEAKPFCRLPTDDSGFKNSATLSAVKRIQGTARPVSSVEANNPLVTQLLQGSLPLEKVLPQSHSASKLEINRLPGAQAGLPANCQPGGSPRNMTARFRAPTETGGTTELAGLDLQHRAPSTHQSPVPGRNYGPSPPATSQSRMACMLDEPSSRGTVVQQFVPQQSGSVVPPGAVPVITSLPSTFSSSSRHSVDMNSQSAQNLESAVIKEHHIPQPSRGDTPEKQAAGLQVHSINLSQPIFRTTPGAPSPPHGDLCPSEVVPTVKISWRPSKSQPLQPQSYQQQLSHGASVKHEVSSRPSCQQALTKNSQASIGGNSSVVVPKKEPQSSTDNYTGSGGAMEGLLNMEMSFARMAKKEQGKNIYTRHTDSSVSPVSSSSATSASSFSYHLYGKLPKLQQSGGGGSLSGDTGGGSSSGFSYTANVSVVDGSGFSRSIADSVLQLRPRVSVGNAGSQSTALSIQAFAESAAEEVALKCSCRLKAMIMCQGCGAFCHDDCIGPSKLCVSCLVVR from the exons GTTCTTGAGAACTTCTCAGATGCTCCAATGACACCTAAACAGATCCTTCACGTCATCCAAACAAAGGGACTCAAAGAAATGAG AAG TGGCACAGCCCCACTGGCCTGCTTGGTTACCATGCTCCACTCGCAAGTGAGAGGTGATCGAGTGAAGAACAGCATCTTCTTCAAGCTGCCAGGAAGAATGAGCCTTTTCACACTAAAG AAAAATGCCCTCCAGTGGACGAAGAACCCATCGGGTTCGGAGGCTTCAGACCCGAACGCAACACCAGCAGCTTCATCCACAGCTTCGTTTGGAGCAGCAGAAGGCGCTGAGCAGGAGAGCGGTGACTCCACAGAAACTACAGCTGCTAGTG caTCAGTGGATGAGACTTCCTCCAGCGCCTCCTGCTCCACAGAGCCACAGACACGACTGAGTCGATCCTCGCAG TCAGGGAGACAGAGGAAGAAATCTGTTATGATGCCTCGTGTGGTTCTTACTCCACTGAAAGTCAACGGTGAACACGTCTCCTCAG GAGCTGCGGGGAGGCGCAGGGAAGGGTCTAGGGGGGGTCCAGGCCCAACACTTCGAGCCCGCTCCGAGCTGGGCTGGAAACGCCCCCAGCACTTCAAGAGCATGCGTGGCCTACGTTCAG GACCCATGAAGAGGAATAGAGGTGGTGTGGAGGTGGACTTCGAAACCCCGGGCTCGATCCTTGTCAACACCAACATCCGTGCATTAATTAATACACGCACTTTTGCAGCATTTCCTCCTCACTCTCAGCAACAGCTTCTTCAGCTTCTCCCTGAAgtagacagacag GTTGGCCCTGATGGACTTGCCCGACTCAGCAGTTCAGCACTGAATAATGAATTTTTCACTCATGCCTCTCAAAGCTGGAAAGAGAGGCTTGCTGAAG GTGAGTTCACACATGAGATGCAGGTTCGCTTTAGACAAGagatggaaaaggaaaagaaggtAGAGGCATGGAAGGAGAAATTCTTCGAGGAGTATCACGGCCAAAA ATCCGGCTTAACTCGTGAGGAGGCATTAAAACTCACAATGAGTGATGCTGGAGAGGTTTCTGGGTCAGTTCTTGGGGCTGATACTGCTGCAGCCACACCCAAGAGGAGAGGCGTTGGAAGACGAAGACGAGAGGGTCGTATTAGGAGACGATCACGTGCTGACCTTAGACGCAGGGCCCGCCGCCCACTCTGCAAAACTACTCCTGCAGCAGTGGCTCAAGAACAGGCGGAAACCCAAGCGCCTTTAGAAGTTGTGGCTCCAGCTACTTCACCTGTCCCAGAAACCAGTACAGAGCAAGCAGAGGTCGTCCTTCAAgccgaatcagaatcagaagcaCCAGTGGAGACACTCTGTACAGAGGCAGCACCATCCCCAGCCCCTGTCTCTACTCCTGCTCCTGCCTCTACAAGCTCAACATGCGATGAACCAGAAGTTTCTACCAGCCTGCTGCCTGAAGTCATTGAGCCCACTGTTGCCTCCACCTCTTCTCCGTCCTCATCTTCTTCTTCGacatcctcttcatcctctccATCTTCATCGCCTTCCTCTACCTCCGACCAGCAAGGAGCCTTTGCTGCTAGCTCTgactcctcttcctcttcatcctcaACTGTTGCTGTTGCCACTGACCCACTCGATGATGGTGCCTCAATCACTACTGGCACAGCAGGCACTGGAGCAAGCAGCAGAGAGAGCAGCCCGGCGGCAAGTCCCTCTACAGCCAGCCCTGCCATCCAGCTCAAGGAACAGAAGAGGAGACCCGATGAGTCCCAGGCCTTTACCAGCTTTCCCGAGAAGAGGGCGCGACTGGATGAGCATCAGTCCTTTCGTAACACAGTTGACTGTGTGCACTCAGAAAAGCCACAGCCTACAACAGAGGAACCCAAGGTCCCGCCAATCCGG ATTCAGCTCTCCCGGATCAAGCCTCCGTGGGTCAAAGGGCCGCCAACGTACCAAATCTGTCCCCGTATCGTGCCCCCCAGCGAGGGGTCGCGGCGCAGTGGGACGGGGGCGCGCACCTTGGCGGACATCAAAGCCCGTGCCCAGCAAGCCCGTGCACAGCGGGAAGCCGCTGCTGCTGTTGCAGCCACTGGGGACGGGGCAGGGCCTGGGGGGGGCGGCCCGGGGGGTGGTGTTGGGATACCGGATTGCTCCAGCGGGAGGCGTTCGAGAGAGCACCCGGGCCCCGTTGAacctggaggaggaggaggaggaggaggaagagttgATGTGGAGGACCAGGAATCGTCTGCAAGCTCTCATTCGTCTGGAGCACAATTACAGCCATCAAATGTAGAAAGTCTAGAAAAACACCAAGTCTCTACCCCACAAATTATGCCATCTCCATCATCTGTATCTTCTAATCCTTCAGTGCTGCCTTCTGAGTCCCCTAAAACCCTCACGCCATCACCAACTGAGACGGACAGCCCAGCCTCCCAGGACCAGGCGGATATCTGTGGAGGGGAGGAGGTGATGGTCAGCTCTTGTGATAAAGCCTCTGAGCAAACATCAGACACTCCTGTGCCTACACCCAGTGACCCTGAGTCTGTAGGCAGTCAGCAAGAGAGTAGGGTTGAAGAAGCAGATTCAAATGAGAGCAGAACAGTGACTCCCAGTTACACAATTACACCAGTGTCAACTGAAGCAGTAAATCTTGTTCCCACATCAATACCTGACTCACTTCCTAGGTTTGGTGCCCAAGGAGTGGATGTGATCAGAACTTTGGCAGCATCATCTCAGTCTTGGGAAGGTGAGCAGTATTTAGGTGAACATCGCTCTGGCACTACTGGGGTCATTCAGCACGGGTCAGATGTGAAAATCCCCAAAGAGACTTTTATTACAGCCCGCAATGGTTTTGTAGGTGGTGTAGAGGATcatgtggtgagagagagattactgCAGGAGCACAAGAGTGTAGAGACTGAAACGGAGGGTAAATACGCAAGTTCCCTCTCCTGTCTACCAAATGATATGAGAGAGGAAGATGGTGTGCACAGTGATTCCACAGAGACTGCATCAGACTTTGAGAATGAAACTCCGGAGGATGATACAGTGGACTGGCATAGAACAATGGACCATAATGGAGTGCAGGGTCAGAATACAAAGTCTCAGACTCAGCCTGTCATTCAGACACCAAATCGTCTTACTTCATGCACTTTGAGCTCCCCTCAGCATCAGCAGCCTGTCATCCAGGCACATGTCTCTAACCCTGCCCACAGTCAAACTGTCATTCAGGCTCGTTTCCCCAATGGCATGCCAAATCAGGCAGTGATTCATACACAAAAGCACCGTTCAGTCCACAACCATGGCATAAACCATGTTCAGGATCAAAATGCCACTTCCTTGACCCAGGTCCACGTGCAGTCTTATCTCATGCATGTAGAGAAGGATCAAAGCAAGTCTCACGGTCCAAATGATGGCAGTGGAGGAAAGTCATTCATCCCAACAGAAGATGAGGCAAAACCTTTCTGCAGACTGCCTACAGATGATTCTGGATTTAAAAATTCTGCCACTCTTTCTGCTGTTAAGAGAATTCAAGGTACTGCACGACCTGTGTCCTCTGTAGAGGCAAACAACCCTCTGGTAACCCAGCTTCTTCAAGGTAGCTTACCTTTGGAGAAAGTTTTACCCCAGTCACACTCTGCAAGTAAGCTGGAGATAAACAGACTACCAGGGGCACAAGCAGGCTTGCCAGCAAATTGCCAGCCTGGAGGATCTCCCAGAAACATGACTGCCCGCTTCAGAGCCCCTACTGAAACAGGAGGGACTACAGAACTTGCTGGTCTGGACTTGCAGCACAGAGCCCCTTCTACTCATCAGTCACCTGTGCCTGGAAGAAATTATGGTCCCTCACCACCTGCCACTTCACAGTCTCGAATGGCATGCATGCTTGATGAACCCAGCTCTCGTGGTACAGTTGTCCAGCAGTTTGTTCCTCAACAGTCAGGGAGCGTTGTGCCTCCTGGTGCAGTACCCGTCATCACTTCCCTCCCTTCCacgttttcttcttcttctaggCATTCAGTGGACATGAACTCTCAAAGTGCTCAGAATTTAGAGTCAGCTGTAATTAAAGAGCACCACATCCCTCAGCCTTCACGTGGTGACACCCCAGAGAAGCAAGCAGCTGGTCTTCAGGTACACTCTATTAACCTCTCCCAGCCAATTTTCAGAACCACACCTGGTGCTCCCTCCCCTCCACATGGTGACCTTTGTCCTTCTGAAGTTGTACCTACTGTTAAGATCAGCTGGCGTCCATCCAAATCACAGCCACTCCAACCTCAGTCTTATCAGCAACAGCTCTCTCATGGGGCTAGTGTGAAACATGAAGTCTCCTCACGCCCTTCATGCCAGCAAGCTCTCACCAAAAATTCACAGGCTTCAATTGGAGGAAATAGCTCTGTTGTTGTACCCAAAAAAGAACCCCAGAGCTCCACAGACAATTATACAGGTAGTGGTGGAGCCATGGAAGGACTGCTTAACATGGAAATGTCATTTGCACGAATGGCAAAGAAAGAACAAGGTAAAAATATTTACACCCGTCATACAGACTCCTCAGTCTCACCTGTGTCCTCTTCTTCTGCTACCTCTGCCTCATCATTTTCTTACCATTTGTATGGAAAGCTGCCTAAGTTGCAGCAGAGTGGAGGTGGAGGTTCACTGAGTGGAGACACTGGAGGAGGATCCTCATCTGGCTTCAGCTACACAGCTAATGTCTCTGTAGTGGATGGTAGTGGCTTCTCACGCAGCATTGCAGACAGTGTGCTCCAACTGCGGCCACGCGTTAGTGTTGGGAACGCTGGAAGCCAGAGCACCGCCCTTAGTATCCAGGCATTTGCTGAAAGTGCTGCAGAGGAGGTGGCTCTTAAGTGCTCCTGCCGCCTCAAGGCCATGATTATGTGCCAGGGGTGCGGTGCTTTCTGCCATGACGATTGCATTGGCCCTTCCAAACTTTGTGTTTCCTGTCTGGTGGTCAGATAG